From Caminibacter mediatlanticus TB-2, the proteins below share one genomic window:
- a CDS encoding methyl-accepting chemotaxis protein, with translation MREKYIKIGISFLSVIGVVISFFHNQYILGVLFLIIGIIPWFIKEEKKNDDVLDKINSVVEKIYNGEIHHRIILDNDNTKEEKIGWNINESLDQIEDLLREAENTVNAIIRGEEYRYIMPSGLHGEFRNVAEGFQKAIESLKLSKKVELIKKLGDNLQKIDGGVAANLEKLANEVFSIDESFQVITQKVLESSKLSKETESLMSESKSEFERLSLKVNETSEEIHHMAENIDNISKIVELIKDIADQTNLLALNAAIEAARAGEHGRGFAVVADNVRSLAEKTQKATNEIAITIQTLQQQFNLIEDNTNDVVEIGNKTFETINKFEEVLNFLNKNLKDVDEYTKENMLKLVFIIIKVGHITFKSQLYSGVLNETYIDKIVNTENSCKFAGWIKQHGDKIKDYPYYKKMFEVHHKMHKIGDEVMQKVKAEGITKENKNYYYEKLVEYEKAAKELFKLLDDLLRFVKEKGIISEIIELKG, from the coding sequence ATGAGAGAGAAATATATAAAAATTGGAATTTCGTTTTTAAGTGTTATTGGAGTTGTAATATCGTTTTTTCATAATCAATATATTTTAGGAGTATTGTTTTTAATAATTGGAATAATACCTTGGTTTATAAAAGAAGAGAAAAAAAACGATGATGTTTTAGATAAAATAAATAGTGTTGTTGAGAAAATATATAATGGAGAGATACATCATAGGATAATTTTAGATAATGATAACACAAAAGAAGAGAAAATTGGTTGGAATATTAATGAAAGTTTAGACCAAATTGAAGATTTACTAAGAGAAGCTGAAAATACTGTCAATGCAATTATTAGAGGAGAAGAATATAGATATATAATGCCAAGTGGTCTTCATGGTGAATTTAGAAATGTAGCAGAAGGTTTTCAAAAAGCAATTGAGTCTTTAAAATTATCTAAAAAAGTGGAGTTAATAAAAAAACTTGGGGATAACTTACAAAAAATTGATGGAGGAGTTGCTGCTAATCTTGAAAAACTTGCTAATGAAGTTTTTTCAATTGATGAGAGCTTTCAGGTTATTACTCAAAAAGTACTTGAATCAAGTAAACTCTCAAAAGAGACAGAAAGTTTAATGAGTGAAAGTAAAAGTGAGTTTGAAAGATTATCTTTAAAAGTTAATGAGACATCAGAAGAGATTCATCATATGGCTGAAAATATTGATAATATTTCAAAAATTGTAGAGCTTATAAAAGATATTGCAGACCAAACAAACTTGCTTGCTTTAAATGCAGCGATTGAAGCTGCAAGAGCAGGAGAGCATGGAAGAGGATTTGCTGTTGTTGCTGATAATGTAAGAAGCTTAGCTGAAAAGACTCAAAAAGCTACAAATGAAATTGCAATAACTATTCAAACACTTCAACAGCAATTTAATTTAATTGAAGATAATACAAATGATGTGGTAGAAATTGGAAATAAAACATTTGAGACAATTAATAAATTTGAAGAAGTATTAAACTTTTTAAATAAAAACTTAAAAGATGTAGATGAGTATACAAAAGAAAATATGTTAAAACTTGTATTTATTATTATTAAAGTTGGTCATATAACATTTAAATCTCAACTATATTCTGGGGTTTTAAATGAAACATATATCGATAAAATAGTAAATACAGAAAACTCATGTAAGTTTGCAGGGTGGATAAAGCAGCATGGAGATAAAATAAAAGACTATCCATATTATAAAAAAATGTTCGAAGTCCATCATAAAATGCATAAAATTGGTGATGAAGTAATGCAAAAAGTAAAAGCAGAAGGTATTACAAAAGAGAATAAAAATTACTATTATGAAAAATTGGTTGAATATGAAAAAGCAGCAAAAGAATTATTTAAATTACTTGATGATTTATTAAGATTTGTAAAAGAAAAAGGTATAATTTCAGAAATTATTGAACTGAAAGGATAA
- a CDS encoding PAS domain-containing protein, with protein MIKEERLESKLKSGKRLSKLDAPKEINSNEYVLKDNDFIVSKTDPKGYITYCNRIFVEAAGWSRFELIGANHNIIRHPHMPKIAFKILWDLIQSKKEFFGFVKNLRKNGGFYWVFAYITPDLDLNGNIVGYTSFRKKPNTEGVRQIEPIYKELLEAEKRGGIAESYELLKKLLSANDENVIEKYHKLVFDLQKGI; from the coding sequence ATGATTAAGGAGGAGAGGTTAGAAAGCAAACTAAAAAGTGGAAAAAGACTCTCAAAACTTGATGCTCCAAAAGAGATAAATAGTAATGAATATGTTTTAAAAGATAATGATTTTATTGTTAGTAAAACAGACCCAAAGGGGTATATTACATACTGCAATAGAATATTTGTGGAAGCAGCTGGTTGGAGTAGGTTTGAGTTAATTGGAGCAAATCATAATATTATTAGACATCCACATATGCCAAAAATTGCCTTTAAAATTCTTTGGGATTTAATTCAATCTAAAAAAGAGTTTTTTGGATTTGTAAAAAATTTAAGAAAAAATGGAGGATTTTATTGGGTTTTTGCATATATTACTCCTGATTTAGATTTAAATGGAAATATTGTAGGATATACATCTTTTAGGAAAAAGCCAAATACTGAGGGAGTAAGACAAATAGAACCTATTTACAAAGAATTACTTGAAGCAGAAAAAAGAGGTGGTATAGCTGAGAGTTATGAATTGTTAAAAAAACTTCTTAGTGCTAATGATGAAAATGTAATAGAGAAATATCATAAATTAGTATTTGATTTGCAAAAAGGAATTTAA
- a CDS encoding carbon-nitrogen hydrolase family protein, with protein MKIAFLQSNSLPLDKGTINYYLSQAKKEKAKLFILPEYVLNKFFKDLEKMPISFIKDQTLHQINSLKRLSLSYNIIILAPFVIIKKDNKYKVIGKFFNGKVRYYYQQVYMPYSHWNEDRFFDKKESLPMVFNVGNIRVGAIFGFESHFDNFWKFFRDKKVDVVCVLSIGTFNSFNRWYEMLKTRAFLNNMYVIRVNRVGSWRDWEFYGKSFVFSPEGDEIVKLSTNEELGIITINKDIVKEARKEWKFGLLQKKLFF; from the coding sequence ATGAAAATTGCATTTTTACAATCAAATTCTCTTCCTCTTGATAAGGGGACTATTAACTATTATCTCTCCCAAGCTAAAAAAGAGAAAGCAAAACTTTTTATTTTGCCTGAATATGTTTTAAATAAATTTTTCAAAGATTTAGAAAAAATGCCAATTTCTTTTATAAAAGACCAAACACTCCATCAAATAAATTCATTAAAAAGACTCTCACTATCATATAATATTATTATATTAGCCCCATTTGTTATTATAAAAAAAGATAACAAATATAAAGTAATTGGTAAATTTTTTAATGGTAAAGTAAGATATTATTATCAACAAGTTTATATGCCATATTCACATTGGAATGAGGATAGATTTTTTGATAAAAAAGAGTCGCTTCCTATGGTTTTTAATGTAGGAAATATAAGGGTTGGAGCTATTTTTGGTTTTGAATCACATTTTGATAATTTTTGGAAATTTTTTAGAGATAAAAAAGTTGATGTAGTTTGTGTATTAAGTATAGGGACATTTAATTCTTTTAATAGATGGTATGAGATGTTAAAAACAAGAGCATTTTTAAATAATATGTATGTAATAAGAGTAAATAGAGTGGGTAGTTGGAGAGATTGGGAGTTTTATGGTAAAAGTTTTGTTTTTAGTCCAGAAGGTGATGAAATTGTAAAACTTTCAACTAATGAAGAACTTGGCATTATAACTATAAACAAAGATATAGTAAAAGAAGCAAGAAAAGAATGGAAGTTTGGTCTTCTTCAAAAAAAGCTTTTTTTTTAA
- the xseB gene encoding exodeoxyribonuclease VII small subunit — MQDFEKKVEEAKKLLEKLNDPEIKLSEAMEYYKKGIKLLEEASEMIEKAKLEFQEIK; from the coding sequence ATGCAAGATTTTGAAAAAAAAGTTGAGGAAGCTAAAAAATTACTTGAAAAATTAAATGACCCGGAAATAAAACTTAGCGAAGCTATGGAATATTATAAAAAAGGGATAAAACTTTTAGAAGAAGCAAGTGAAATGATAGAAAAAGCAAAGCTTGAATTTCAAGAGATTAAATGA
- the metX gene encoding homoserine O-acetyltransferase MetX: protein MNIETKIAKFTKPLYLESGRILEPWQIIYETYGELNEDKSNAILITHALSGSHHAAGWYEGDRKPGWWDGLIGDSKAIDTTKYFVICTNVIGSCFGSTGPMSPIYPGSNERYRLKFPVITIKDMVKAQKILLDSLGIKKLKAVVGGSMGGMQALRFGVDFPGFIERIIPIATTYQTRPYVIAINKSMIEAIRADCEFKNGNYEIGTELKGLAVARMIGYLNYISPKTFDKKFGREYVKTDGMFELFGRFQVESYLEYNGAMFPKWFDALSYIYLLKAISLFDIGRGFNSLDEAFSNIKDKLFLISFSGDTLFFPEEMREIKKYMDKVGGRCQYYEIDSDYGHDSFLVEIDKFSDLISDILKGEMDARF, encoded by the coding sequence ATGAATATTGAAACTAAAATAGCAAAATTTACAAAACCTCTTTATTTAGAAAGTGGAAGAATTTTAGAGCCTTGGCAAATAATTTATGAAACATATGGTGAATTAAATGAAGATAAGTCTAATGCAATATTGATAACTCATGCTTTGTCTGGTTCTCATCATGCTGCTGGATGGTATGAAGGAGATAGGAAACCTGGGTGGTGGGATGGATTAATTGGTGATTCAAAAGCAATTGATACTACAAAATATTTTGTAATTTGCACGAATGTTATAGGAAGTTGTTTTGGGTCAACTGGACCAATGAGTCCAATTTATCCTGGAAGTAATGAGAGATATAGGCTTAAATTTCCTGTAATTACTATAAAAGATATGGTAAAAGCTCAAAAAATACTTCTTGATAGTTTAGGTATAAAAAAGTTAAAAGCAGTTGTTGGTGGAAGTATGGGAGGTATGCAAGCATTAAGATTTGGGGTAGATTTTCCTGGATTTATTGAAAGAATAATACCAATAGCTACTACATATCAAACTCGTCCTTATGTTATAGCAATAAATAAGTCAATGATTGAAGCAATTAGGGCTGATTGTGAATTTAAAAATGGTAATTATGAAATAGGGACTGAACTTAAAGGACTTGCTGTTGCAAGAATGATTGGATATTTAAATTATATATCCCCTAAAACATTTGATAAAAAATTTGGAAGGGAATATGTAAAAACTGATGGAATGTTTGAATTGTTTGGTAGATTTCAAGTTGAGAGTTATTTAGAATATAATGGTGCGATGTTTCCTAAATGGTTTGATGCCCTAAGTTATATTTATTTATTAAAAGCAATTTCACTTTTTGATATAGGAAGAGGTTTTAATTCACTTGATGAAGCATTTTCAAATATAAAAGATAAACTGTTTTTAATATCATTTAGTGGTGATACTCTATTTTTTCCTGAGGAGATGAGAGAGATTAAAAAATATATGGATAAAGTAGGCGGTAGGTGTCAATATTATGAAATAGATAGTGATTATGGACATGATAGTTTTTTAGTTGAAATTGATAAATTTAGTGATTTAATATCAGATATTTTAAAAGGAGAAATGGATGCAAGATTTTGA
- a CDS encoding EAL domain-containing protein produces the protein MKHLTRKLLFLPIVIFIVSVVLIVFSYFFILKSFEKDLIYYEHNFFLKNKKEIVKNELNIVKNTINYIINISYQNLSFVFKDILYRAIKEYKDSNENESFLQEHFNPNHFFFVVISKNYTFPKNIKIIKQKDKMFLIYKGKKYFLISEKISKNKTFAIAIKDSEIKKSYMKNIKAFLDEFNKNRLDYIAIGKITTFNPKNGYFGKIIYMPPSLKNLEGKLLNYNKADINGKYYRKEYLEAFKIGKDEVFLNYFFKNPKTSTYEKKYSYFTIIRPYNYVLVKGFYESEVKSLYKKILLKYKEELKKVILLLIIVSFIILIIGIVLINKFSKKIVRKINLDYEFLKNKLYKKFYYDDLTGVGNRNKLLDEIEEYNSLILVDIYNFSMINEIYGFEYGDKLLKNFSKIIKQKFEHIYRIGSDEFALGLEKKVKIEDIHTLLKISKKMKIDINIGASKIKPLLQTSEIALKEAQKHNKTYLIYDKLMYKIQKEKLDKINLLKEILNTESIIPYYQCIVDKNLNVIKYEALMRLSYDNKIYLPFEFMEILKESHLYEMFSKLMIKRVFNDLENNKVSNLSINLSFEDIIHKDTREFILSYNESLLKRVTFEILESEEIKDYNIVHSFLNELKERGSKIAIDDFGSGYSNFVEILKINPDYIKIDANLIKNLSEDKYYKIIKLIVEFCEDFNIYSIAEFVENEEIFEKLKRLNIDYFQGYYFCKPKPLNELKNDKIS, from the coding sequence ATGAAGCACTTAACTCGTAAGCTTCTTTTTCTTCCTATTGTTATTTTTATAGTTAGTGTTGTTTTAATTGTTTTTAGTTATTTTTTTATATTAAAAAGCTTTGAAAAAGATTTGATTTATTATGAACATAATTTTTTTCTAAAAAATAAAAAAGAAATAGTTAAAAATGAACTTAATATTGTAAAAAACACGATAAATTATATTATTAATATTTCTTATCAAAATTTATCATTTGTTTTTAAAGATATATTATACCGAGCTATTAAAGAATATAAAGATTCAAATGAGAATGAGAGTTTTTTACAAGAGCATTTTAACCCAAATCATTTCTTTTTTGTTGTAATTTCAAAAAACTATACTTTTCCTAAAAATATCAAAATTATTAAACAAAAAGATAAAATGTTTTTAATATATAAAGGTAAAAAATATTTTTTAATTTCAGAAAAAATTAGCAAAAATAAAACTTTTGCAATAGCTATTAAAGATAGTGAAATTAAAAAATCATATATGAAAAACATTAAAGCATTTCTTGATGAATTTAACAAAAATAGATTAGATTATATTGCAATAGGTAAAATAACTACTTTTAATCCTAAAAATGGATATTTTGGAAAAATTATTTACATGCCACCTTCTTTAAAAAATTTAGAAGGAAAACTTTTAAATTATAACAAAGCAGATATTAATGGAAAATATTATAGAAAAGAGTATCTTGAAGCTTTTAAAATTGGAAAAGATGAAGTTTTTCTAAATTACTTTTTCAAAAACCCTAAAACATCTACTTATGAAAAGAAGTACTCTTATTTTACAATTATTAGACCTTATAATTATGTATTAGTAAAAGGATTTTATGAGAGCGAAGTAAAGTCTCTTTATAAAAAAATTCTTTTAAAATATAAAGAAGAACTTAAAAAAGTTATTTTACTTTTGATAATAGTATCATTTATCATTTTAATTATAGGAATTGTTTTAATTAATAAGTTTTCAAAAAAAATTGTAAGAAAAATAAATTTAGATTATGAATTTTTAAAAAATAAACTATATAAGAAGTTTTATTATGATGATTTAACAGGAGTTGGTAATAGAAATAAATTATTAGATGAAATTGAAGAATATAATTCTTTAATATTAGTTGATATTTATAATTTTTCTATGATTAATGAAATTTATGGTTTTGAGTATGGAGATAAATTGCTAAAAAATTTTTCTAAAATTATTAAACAAAAATTTGAGCATATATATAGAATAGGTAGTGATGAATTTGCATTAGGGTTAGAAAAAAAAGTTAAAATAGAAGATATACATACTCTGTTAAAAATTTCAAAAAAGATGAAAATAGATATAAATATAGGAGCTTCTAAAATCAAACCTTTACTTCAAACTTCTGAAATCGCATTAAAAGAAGCTCAAAAGCATAATAAAACATACTTAATATATGATAAATTAATGTATAAAATACAAAAAGAAAAACTGGATAAAATTAACTTGTTAAAAGAGATATTAAATACTGAGAGTATCATCCCATATTACCAATGTATTGTAGATAAGAATTTAAATGTTATTAAGTATGAAGCATTAATGAGACTTAGTTATGATAATAAAATTTATTTACCCTTTGAATTTATGGAAATTCTAAAAGAATCACATCTGTATGAAATGTTTTCAAAATTAATGATAAAAAGAGTTTTTAATGATTTAGAGAATAATAAAGTTTCAAATCTTAGTATTAATCTTTCTTTTGAAGATATTATTCATAAAGATACAAGAGAATTTATTTTATCATATAATGAAAGCTTATTAAAAAGAGTTACTTTTGAGATTTTAGAAAGTGAAGAAATAAAAGATTATAATATTGTACATTCTTTTTTAAATGAACTTAAAGAAAGAGGAAGTAAGATTGCTATTGATGACTTTGGAAGTGGATATTCTAATTTTGTAGAAATATTAAAAATAAATCCTGATTATATTAAAATTGATGCAAATTTAATAAAAAATTTAAGTGAAGATAAATATTATAAAATAATTAAATTAATTGTAGAATTTTGTGAAGATTTTAATATTTATTCAATAGCAGAATTTGTTGAAAATGAAGAAATTTTTGAAAAACTTAAAAGATTAAACATTGATTATTTTCAAGGGTATTATTTTTGTAAACCAAAACCATTAAATGAGTTAAAAAATGATAAAATTTCATAA
- a CDS encoding O-acetylhomoserine aminocarboxypropyltransferase/cysteine synthase family protein: MKDSTLALHYGYEKDKEKTMQVPIYMSSAYEYQDTDHAARLFNLQEEGNIYTRIGNPTTRVFEKRIAALENGIDALATASGMSAIFYSIANLVKNGDNVIISNKLYGGSITLSTQTLKQFGIKAKYFDIKNPEMLEELIDENTKAILFESIANPALNVADFEIISEIANKRGIITICDNTIATPYSLKPINLGIDIVVHSASKYLSGNGTVIGGCIIESKSAKEKLKGDRYPQFNKPDDSYHGLIYNEKFDNPFIARSRLALLRDYGAVISPFNSWLLILGLETLHLRIERHSYNALEIAKFLSSHKKVKKVSYPFLNNDENYNLAKKYLKYGSGILSFELSSYEEAKNFVKKLKIFKLVTNIADTKSIVTHPASTTHQQLNKEELKNAGISEGLIRLSVGIEDVEDLIKDLDEALNS, translated from the coding sequence ATGAAAGACTCAACACTTGCACTTCATTATGGATATGAAAAAGACAAAGAAAAAACAATGCAAGTGCCTATTTATATGAGTAGTGCATATGAATATCAAGATACTGACCATGCAGCAAGATTATTTAATCTACAAGAAGAGGGAAATATATATACAAGAATAGGAAATCCAACAACAAGAGTATTTGAGAAAAGAATTGCAGCCCTTGAAAATGGTATTGATGCGTTAGCGACTGCAAGTGGAATGAGTGCTATTTTTTACTCAATTGCTAATTTAGTTAAAAATGGAGATAATGTAATTATTTCAAATAAATTATATGGAGGAAGTATAACTTTATCTACACAAACATTAAAACAATTTGGAATTAAAGCAAAATATTTTGATATTAAAAATCCTGAAATGTTAGAAGAGTTAATTGATGAAAATACAAAAGCTATTTTATTTGAGAGTATTGCTAATCCGGCATTAAATGTTGCTGATTTTGAGATAATTTCTGAAATTGCTAATAAAAGAGGAATTATTACAATTTGTGATAATACAATTGCTACTCCTTATTCTCTCAAACCTATAAATTTAGGAATTGATATAGTAGTCCATAGTGCAAGTAAATATCTATCAGGAAATGGAACAGTAATTGGAGGATGTATTATTGAGAGTAAAAGTGCAAAAGAGAAATTAAAAGGTGATAGATATCCACAATTTAACAAACCTGATGATAGTTATCATGGACTAATTTATAATGAAAAGTTTGATAATCCTTTTATTGCAAGAAGTAGGTTAGCTCTACTTAGAGATTATGGGGCTGTGATTTCTCCATTTAATTCTTGGCTTTTAATTTTAGGTCTTGAAACTTTACATTTAAGAATTGAAAGACACTCTTACAATGCATTAGAAATTGCTAAGTTTCTATCTTCTCATAAAAAAGTTAAAAAAGTAAGTTATCCATTTTTAAATAATGATGAAAATTATAATTTAGCCAAAAAATATCTTAAATATGGAAGTGGTATATTAAGTTTTGAATTATCTTCATATGAAGAGGCTAAAAACTTTGTTAAAAAACTAAAAATATTTAAACTTGTAACAAATATTGCCGATACTAAATCAATTGTTACTCATCCTGCGAGTACAACACATCAGCAATTAAATAAAGAAGAACTTAAAAATGCAGGAATTAGTGAAGGGTTAATTAGGCTTAGTGTTGGTATTGAAGATGTTGAAGATTTAATTAAGGACTTAGATGAAGCACTTAACTCGTAA
- the cmoA gene encoding carboxy-S-adenosyl-L-methionine synthase CmoA: MKDNVFNKPIKKQFEFDEEVASVFDDMLNRSVPFYKENLNLQIDILKNFLNDNDKIVDLGSSTGTFLIELAKKSNKKLNLIGIDNSPAMIKRANNKAKAFGVDVKFIEADFLKYNLENSKSIIANYTIQFVRPLKREKLIKKIYESLERDGIFLMSEKLITENKKLNKIMIDIYYEHKKQKGYSEFEIAQKREALENVLIPYTMQENIEMLKNAGFKDIEVIFRWNNFATFIAFK, translated from the coding sequence TTGAAAGACAATGTTTTTAATAAACCTATAAAAAAACAGTTCGAATTTGATGAAGAAGTTGCAAGTGTTTTTGATGATATGTTAAATAGAAGTGTCCCTTTTTATAAAGAAAATCTAAATTTACAAATTGATATTTTAAAAAATTTTTTAAATGATAATGATAAAATAGTTGATTTAGGCTCTTCAACTGGGACATTTTTAATTGAACTTGCTAAAAAAAGTAATAAAAAATTAAATTTAATCGGAATAGATAATTCACCTGCAATGATAAAAAGAGCTAACAATAAAGCTAAGGCTTTTGGAGTTGATGTTAAATTTATTGAAGCAGATTTTTTAAAATACAATTTAGAAAATTCAAAATCTATTATTGCAAATTACACAATTCAATTTGTAAGACCACTAAAAAGAGAAAAATTAATAAAAAAAATATATGAAAGTTTAGAGAGAGATGGTATTTTTTTAATGAGTGAAAAATTAATTACCGAAAATAAAAAATTAAATAAAATTATGATTGATATTTATTATGAACATAAAAAACAAAAAGGATACTCCGAATTTGAAATTGCACAAAAAAGAGAAGCATTAGAAAATGTATTAATACCTTATACAATGCAAGAAAATATAGAAATGCTAAAAAATGCAGGGTTTAAAGATATTGAAGTTATTTTCAGATGGAATAATTTTGCCACTTTTATTGCATTTAAATAA